CTCCCCTGAGGCGTCCCAGGTAGAGGGCCAAGAGGTAGAGAACGCTCATCTGCCCCATGAAGGTCTTGGTGGCGGCGACGCCGATCTCGGGACCGGCCTTGAGGAGGAGCGTATCGTGCACCTCCCGGGCCAGGGTGGAACCCCGGACGTTGGTGATGGCCAGGCAGTGGGCGCCCAGGCCTCGGGCCACGCGCTGGGCGGCGATGGTGTCGGCCGTCTCGCCCGACTGGGAGACGAAGACAGCCAAGGTCTTCGCGTCGGTCCTCACCGTGCGGTGACGGTATTCGGAGGCGATGTCGACGCGCACGTCGAGATCGGTCCACCGGCTGAGGGCCCGTTCGGCCACGAGAGAGGCGTAGTAGGAGGTGCCGCAGGCCACGATGTGCAGGCTGCGCCAGGAAGCGACGGTCTCCGCCGTCCATTGGAGCTCGTCGGAGAGATCGACGCGGCCGCCCTCGATACGCCCCTTGAGGCTGCTTCTGACGACGGCACCCTGTTCGTTGATCTCCTTGAGCATGAAATGGGAATAGCCTCCCTTGTCGACCATGGAGACGTCCCAGTCCACCTCATGGACGGGAGGGACCTTGACCGTCCCCTCCTCGTCCCATATCCGTAGGCCTCCGCGGGAGACTTGGGCGATATCGCCCTCTTCGAGGTAGAGGACTTTCCGCGTGTAGGGCAGAAGGGCGGCGACGTCGGAAACGCAGAAGTTCTCTCCTTCGCCGGAACCGAGGACGAGAGGCGAGCCCCGGCGGACGCAGAAGAAGCCATCGGGGTCGTCGCGGCGAAGGATGACGAGGGCATAGGAACCGCGAAGGCGTTTCTGAAGCTCGACGAGAGCCTGAAGCATATCGCCCGAGTAGAGACGGGCCAGATAGTGGACGACGACTTCCGTGTCCGTCTGGGAGAGGAACTGATCGCCCTGGGCCTCCAGCTCCTCTTTGAGATCGAGATAGTTTTCGATGATCCCGTTGTGGACGAGAACGAAGCGACCGCTCCCGTCACTTTGGGGATGGGCGTTCTCGACGGTGACGCCGCCGTGGGTGGCCCAGCGGGTGTGACCGATGCCCAGCCGCCCCGTCAGCCCCCTGCCGAGGACGACCTTCTCCAGCTCGGCCACCCGGCCGATCTCGCGGACGACTTCGAAACGGTCGCCGTCGAGAAGGGCCATTCCGGCCGAATCGTAGCCGCGATATTCCATGCGCCGCATCCCATCAAGCAGGACGTCGACGACGTCCCGCTCGCCGATGTAGCCGACGATTCCGCACATAGAGAGCACACCTTTCCTTTTCGGGAAAACCTTGGAAAAAGGACGACGACCCCTTTGTCCGCCCGTCGCCGAGTCGTTTTGTAGGTCGCCTTGAGGGCCTTCCTTCGGGACCCCGGAGGCATCCGCCGAAAAATCGATACTCCTCCGTCCTCGTCAACTGGCCCTCAGGCCAGTTCTGGCGCTTCCTTCTGGCAGGATGAACAAACGTGAGTCCTCTTCTCGGCTACCGCCTCCTCTCGAAGGACGTCCAAAACGACCTCCCTCAGCGCCCGATCTCCGAGGGCGAGGGAAACCGTCGAGCGAAGCCAGCCCTCTTTCGTTCCGCAGTCGTAGCGGCGCCCCTTGTAGGTCACACCCCACAGGGGTTCCTCTTTGAGAAGGCGGACGAGACCGTCGGTGAGTTGAATCTCGCCGCCCGCCCCTCGGGGAAGGTCGCGGAGAAGGTCGAAAAGGCGAGGAGAGAGGACGTAGCGCCCCATGACGGCCAGGCGGCTGGGAGCCCGGTCGGGAGCGGGCTTTTCCACGAGATCGGTGACGCGCCAGAGTCCCTCTCCCGCCTCGGTGGCGGCGACGATGCCGTAGCGGGACGTCTCCTCGGGAGCCACCTCCTCGAGGGCGATGACCGATCCCCCCCTCTTCTCGTGGACGTCGACGAGCTGGGCCAGGACAGGCGGCTCGCCGATCATGACGTCATCGGGAAGAACAACGGCGAAATAGCCTCCGGAGCAGAGCGCCTCGCCGCAGAGGACGGCATGGCCCAGGCCGAGGGGCTCGGGCTGACGCACGGAGGAGAAGGAGGCCAAAGTGCTGATGGCGGCCATGGCCCGTGCGACGTCCCCTTTGCCCCTCGCCTCGAGCATCCGCTCGAGATCGAAGGAACGGTCGAAATAGTCCTCGACGGCCCGTTTGCCCCGCCCCGTGACGAAGACCATGTCGCGGCAACCGGCACCGACGGCCTCCTCGACGCCGTAGTGGATGAGTGGCCTGTCGACGAGAGGAATCATCTCTTTGGGAATCTCCTTCGTCGCCGGCAAAAAGCGCGTTCCCAGTCCGGCGACGGGGAAAAGACAGCTGCGAACCGATGAGACCATGGGCTGAATCACTCCTTCGATGGACGCCATTCGGAGATCGCCGAGGAAACCTCTTCGACGAGTTCCTCCATGAGCAAGGCGTCTTTGGCTTCGACGAGGACGCGGACAAGAGGTTCCGTTCCCGAGGCCCGGACGAAGATCCTCCCCCACTCGCCCAGACGGGCCTCGGCCGAGGCCAGAGCCTCTCGGAGCGCAACGGACTGGAGGACGTTTTTTTTGTCCGATACGGCGATGTTCCTGAGAAGCTGGGGATAACGTCCGAAACGGTCGACGAGGCTGTCGATCTCTTCGTTCAGCTCGCGGCAGGCCCTCAGGAAGGCGAGCCCCGTCAGCAGGCCGTCGCCCGTCCCGACCCAGGGGCCGAGGATGACATGGCCCGATTGCTCTCCGCCGAGTCCCATCGTGTTTTCCCGCATGGCCTCAAGGACGTAGCGGTCACCCACGGGACAGCGGACCAAGGGAATTCCGGCCTCGCCGAGACGTTCCTCGAGGGCCATGTTGCTCATGACGGTGGCCACGACGCCACGGCCCAGATCTCCTCTCCGGGCCATCCACCGGGCCAGAACCCAGAGCATGATGTCTCCGTCAAGAAGTCTCCCCTGTCCGTCGCAAAAAAGGACCCGATCGGCGTCGCCGTCGTAGGCGATCCCGAAGGGGGCGCGACGGGTCCGGACCGCCGTGGAGAGCGATTCCATGTGCATGACGCCGACGCCTTCGTTGATGTTGAGTCCGTCAGGCGAGGCTCCGATGAGATGGGCCGAGGAACCGAGACGCTCGAAAAGGCGGGGGACGAGGGCGGAAGCGGCGCCGTGGGCGCAGTCCACGACGAAGGCCTCTTTCACGATGCCGGAAAATTCGGCCAGACGATCGAGATAGGCGTCGGCGACGGCCCCGTCGCGGACGACGGAGCCGACGGAGCCGCCCGTGGGACGCCAGTCGTCGAGGAGGGCATCGCCCAGGGTCTCCTCTATGGCGAGCTCCTGGGCGTCGCTCAGCTTGCCGCCCTGACCGTCGAGGAACTTGATGCCGTTGTATTCGGCCGGGTTATGGGAGGCACTGATGACGGCTCCCCCCGCGGCGCCGATCTTCCCGACGGCAAAGCTGACGCCGGGCGTGGGCAGGACATCGACAAGGGTCACCTCGGCCCCGGCCGAGGTGAGGCCCGCGACGAGAGCCGCCTCGAGCATGGGACCGGAACGGCGCGTGTCGCGCCCCACGACGACGGAGGGGCGAGGCGACCCGGCCTCGGTGAGACAGAAGACGAAGGCCCGCCCGAGACGGAGAGCCATCTCAGGCGTCATGGTCCCTCTGTTGGCCACGTCGCGGACACCGTCGGTTCCGAAAAGACATCGTACAGCCTTGCTCAATGGAGTCACCTCATCTTCGAATAAGGGGGCACAGCCCCCGGAGACATCAGTCCAGAAGAGCGTAAACGGTCACCTCGGTCGGCTCGGTCCGAACGAGTCGGATGCCCGACAGGGGGAGTTTCACCTGTACGGGAACCGTCAGTTTCTTGGAGACGATATTGGTCACATCGACGACGACTTCCGGTGCCTTCCCCTCGCTCGCGAGGGCATCGAGCTGCGAGGGGATCCCTTCGACGACGACGTCGATGACTTCCGGTTCCACGCGCCATCCGGGATAGACGCTCCGTCCGATCGTTTTGACGGGGAGGGAGGCGTAAAGGCGCGTCGTCGTCCGGTTTTCGAAGAGGATCTGGACCTGGACCGCCCGCTCGGCGGCATAATTGAGCCCCTCGGGGAGAGCGGCCAGGGGAACGACGAGGGTCGTTCCCTGGACCATCTCCGAGAGATCGATGGCCTCCGTCGTCACCTCGGCGAGGGCGTCGAGATGGGCGAGAGGTCCCTGAACGGGGACTTCGGCGGGCTCGACGATGAGGCCCGCGAGGGAATAGTCCCGGTTGGCCTCGCCGACGAGGCGAGCCCGAACGGCCAATTTGCGCGTCGGAAGGCCTTCGAGGACCTTTGCCGAAAGAAAGGCCTTTTCGGGCGTGACGGAGACGGAAGAGCGCCGATTTTGAGGCAGGTCGGGAAGGACCACGGCCAGCTCGACCGGTTTTCCAAGGCGGAGTTGGTCGATCTGCGGCTCCAGACGGGCCGACTTGAGGCCGGAGATAACCTCTTCCGGTCCTCTCACCGTGATCTCCGAGGGCGTCATCTCGACGGCCTCGAGCAGGAGGCCGGGAGGAAGGCCTCCCTTGACCTCGGCCTTGAGGGGCAGGACGCGCTCGACGATACGGGTCAGGTTCACCTCGGCCAGAGAATGGGAAAGGGAGACGAGGCGCATTCCCGAGGGAAGGAGAGCGCGCACGTTGAGGCGATACCGGCCTGCCTCCAGTCCTCCGAGGTCGACTTCGGCGCGGATCGCGCTCTCCTCGAAAAAGGAGAAGAAGCTGTTGCCGGCCATGGCCTGGATGCGGACCTCCTTCGGGTCGGCCTTCAATTCCAGTCCGGCCGGGACGTTGCGGTATTCGATGGGAACCAGATACTCCCTGACCGACTCGCCTCCCACCTCGCTGCTGACGTAGAACCAGAGAAAAAAGGCCACGACGAGCGACAGCCCTTTGAGGAAAAGGGACGACGCCAACATCTTGTCGAGTCTGTTAAATTTCATTTTTCCCACCGCTTCCCGGCCAAAGCTCGCGCAACTCGCGACGGAGCTGTTCCAGCAGGCCGCCTTTCTGTTCCTCCCGGGCCAGGAAATAATGCAGGAGGAGACGGCGGACCTGTTTCTCCTTCAACCCCCTGGAGAGATGGCCCTTGATGCCCAGAGAGATCTCCCCTCGTTCCTCGGAGACGATGAGAGACATGGCGTCGGAAACCTCCGTCACGCCCAAGGCGGCCCGATGGCGCGTTCCGAGCCAGCGGGAGAGGTTGCTGTTTTCCGTCAGGGGGAGGTAGCAGGCGGCGGCGAGGATGCGCTCCTTGTTGACGATGACGGCTCCGTCATGAAGGGGGTTGTTGGGCCAGAAAAGGGAGACGACGAGCTCCTGAGAAATTTCGGCGTCGAGGCGGACGGCCGTCCGCCAGACATCCTTCAGCCCCGTCGTCCTCTCCAGGACGAGAAGGGCCCCTATCTTCTGCCCCTGAAGATAGACGAGGGCACGGGTAACCTCGTCGGCCAGCTGTTCGGCCCGCTCCTGGGCCTGGCGCCTCTGCCAGATCTGTCCCCTCCCCAACTCCTCCAGGACACGGCGCAGCTCCGGCTGGAAGACGATGGGGATGGCGATGAAAAGGGCCGTCAGAGATTTGCCCAGAAGCCAGGAGAGGGCCTGAAGCTCGAAGACACGGGCAGCCGCGGCGAGAAGGCCGAGAACGAAAATCCCCTTGACGAGCTGCATGGCCCTCGTGTCGACCAGCAGAAGAAGCAGCCTGTAGACGACGAAGGAAATGATGACGATATCGAGGAGATCCTGCCACCGGAAGAGGCCCAACATGGCGTTAGAGGACCTTCACCTCCACATAGCGCGAGGTGGTGGCGGCCAGCATGGCTCCGTAGTCGACGGCGAAGGGGACGACATCGCCCAGCCTCGGCGCCGACGGACAGGTTTCGACATCGAGGAGGAGGTGGTCGCTGGAAGCGCCGAGCACTTCGGCGCCGGGCAGAAGGGACCGGACGCCTTCGAGGCGCACGTCCTGACGCCCCAGGGCGACGATGGCCCGAAGGCGCTCGCCCCGATCTTCGAAGACGGGAACGTTGCCGAAGGCATCGGCGCCGATGAGGCCTATGGGGACCGAGGGCTTGCGGCGAACCTCGACGACCTGACCGCGAAGTTCCATCGTGTCCTGGCGGAGCCAGGGAATGATCCGGTTGCCCGTCACATCGGTGCCGAGAAGGATGGCCTCGCCGATGCGAAGCTGGTTGATGGCCTCCGGCAGCTCCCCTCTTTCCAGAAGGGCAAGCGACGACGTCGCCCCGCCGGAGAGGATCTCAAGAGGATGGCCGAGATGACGCTCCAATTCGGCGCCGACCTCGACGAGACGCCTCTCGTTGAGGACCGTAGGCAGGACGCCTCCGAAACAGCCGAAATTGACGCCCACGCCGAGGCAGCGGACGCGAGGGGCCGACCGATAGGCCTCGGCGAGACGTTCCATCTCGTCGGGCCAAAACCCCTCGCGAAGATCGCCGAGATCGATCATGGCGATCGACGCGATCTCGCAGGAACGGCGGCGACAGGCCCTTTCGAGAAGGTCGATCGTCCCGGTCATGGAGACGAGCGTCACGTCGGCCAGGTCGAGAAGCTCGTCGATTTCGTCGGCCATGGGAATGCGGAGGAGAAGATAGGGCCCTTCTATTCCGGCCTGACGAAGGCGCGCGATGTTGGACAGGCGACTGTCGGCCAGCCAGGAACAGCCCGACGCCCGCATCACCCGGGCCAGCTCGGGCTGGGCCGACATGCCCTTGGTGACGCCGACGACGGATAGGGACCGAGCGGCGCAGCGTTCGGCGATCCTCGCCGTGTTCTCGGCGACGGCGGCGCTGTCGATGACGAGTTGCGGATAGGCCATGGCGATCTCTCCTCACGCAAACGAGCTGCCCTCATGGTACCTTGCCCTCGAGGGACTGTAAACGGAAAGATTCCTGTCTGTGCTGTTCTACCGGTCAGCGACCGCGCATTTTCCTCAGGAGAGAGAGATTCCTCCTGTCACCGTCGTCTTCCTTGGGCGTCTCGAGGAGACAGGGTATCCTCTCCCAGGCGCTGTCGTTGACGATGCAGGAAAAGGGCGTCAGCCCCAGCTCCCCCTCCCCCAGGGAGCCGTGTCGATCCTTCCCCGACCCCCTGGGCTCTTTGGAATCGTTCAGGTGCCAACAGCCGATCCGGTCGATGCCGACTTTTTCCTCTACGGCGTCGACGAACCTCTCGTAGGAGGCGACGGTTCGAAGCTCGTAGCCCGCGGCGAAGAGATGACAGGTATCGAGGCAGAGACCGATGCGGCGGTCCCCGTCGCAGCCGTCCAGGATCTGGGCCAGTTCGTCCAAAGTTCTCCCCAGACCGTCGCCCTGACCGGACATGGTCTCCAGCAGGACGCGCGTCCTCTGCCCCTCCGTCGCGTTCAGCACCCGACGAAGGGCCTCCGAGGCCCGGCCGATTCCCCGGGTCGGCCCCCCTCCCCGATGCGATCCGGGATGAAGGACCAATCCGTCGATGCCGAGCTGCTCGCAACGTTCCAGCTCCTCCCGGAGGGCCTCGACGCTCCGGTCCCAGATGGCGTCGGGAGCGGCGATATTGATCAGGTAAGAGGCATGGGCGACGACAGCCTCGACGGAGCTCTCCCTGCAGGCGCGGTAGAAACGTTCGCAAACGTGGAGGGGCAGAGGAGCCGTTTTCCATTGGAGCTGGTTTTTCGTGAAGATCTGTATGGCCTCACAGGAGAGGGCCTCTCCCCGTTTCAGGGCCTGATCGAGACCTCCCGCCACGGAGA
The DNA window shown above is from Aminithiophilus ramosus and carries:
- a CDS encoding alanine/ornithine racemase family PLP-dependent enzyme, with amino-acid sequence MAYPQLVIDSAAVAENTARIAERCAARSLSVVGVTKGMSAQPELARVMRASGCSWLADSRLSNIARLRQAGIEGPYLLLRIPMADEIDELLDLADVTLVSMTGTIDLLERACRRRSCEIASIAMIDLGDLREGFWPDEMERLAEAYRSAPRVRCLGVGVNFGCFGGVLPTVLNERRLVEVGAELERHLGHPLEILSGGATSSLALLERGELPEAINQLRIGEAILLGTDVTGNRIIPWLRQDTMELRGQVVEVRRKPSVPIGLIGADAFGNVPVFEDRGERLRAIVALGRQDVRLEGVRSLLPGAEVLGASSDHLLLDVETCPSAPRLGDVVPFAVDYGAMLAATTSRYVEVKVL
- the galU gene encoding UTP--glucose-1-phosphate uridylyltransferase GalU, with the protein product MASIEGVIQPMVSSVRSCLFPVAGLGTRFLPATKEIPKEMIPLVDRPLIHYGVEEAVGAGCRDMVFVTGRGKRAVEDYFDRSFDLERMLEARGKGDVARAMAAISTLASFSSVRQPEPLGLGHAVLCGEALCSGGYFAVVLPDDVMIGEPPVLAQLVDVHEKRGGSVIALEEVAPEETSRYGIVAATEAGEGLWRVTDLVEKPAPDRAPSRLAVMGRYVLSPRLFDLLRDLPRGAGGEIQLTDGLVRLLKEEPLWGVTYKGRRYDCGTKEGWLRSTVSLALGDRALREVVLDVLREEAVAEKRTHVCSSCQKEAPELA
- a CDS encoding CdaR family protein; translation: MKFNRLDKMLASSLFLKGLSLVVAFFLWFYVSSEVGGESVREYLVPIEYRNVPAGLELKADPKEVRIQAMAGNSFFSFFEESAIRAEVDLGGLEAGRYRLNVRALLPSGMRLVSLSHSLAEVNLTRIVERVLPLKAEVKGGLPPGLLLEAVEMTPSEITVRGPEEVISGLKSARLEPQIDQLRLGKPVELAVVLPDLPQNRRSSVSVTPEKAFLSAKVLEGLPTRKLAVRARLVGEANRDYSLAGLIVEPAEVPVQGPLAHLDALAEVTTEAIDLSEMVQGTTLVVPLAALPEGLNYAAERAVQVQILFENRTTTRLYASLPVKTIGRSVYPGWRVEPEVIDVVVEGIPSQLDALASEGKAPEVVVDVTNIVSKKLTVPVQVKLPLSGIRLVRTEPTEVTVYALLD
- the cdaA gene encoding diadenylate cyclase CdaA — protein: MLGLFRWQDLLDIVIISFVVYRLLLLLVDTRAMQLVKGIFVLGLLAAAARVFELQALSWLLGKSLTALFIAIPIVFQPELRRVLEELGRGQIWQRRQAQERAEQLADEVTRALVYLQGQKIGALLVLERTTGLKDVWRTAVRLDAEISQELVVSLFWPNNPLHDGAVIVNKERILAAACYLPLTENSNLSRWLGTRHRAALGVTEVSDAMSLIVSEERGEISLGIKGHLSRGLKEKQVRRLLLHYFLAREEQKGGLLEQLRRELRELWPGSGGKNEI
- the glmM gene encoding phosphoglucosamine mutase, coding for MSKAVRCLFGTDGVRDVANRGTMTPEMALRLGRAFVFCLTEAGSPRPSVVVGRDTRRSGPMLEAALVAGLTSAGAEVTLVDVLPTPGVSFAVGKIGAAGGAVISASHNPAEYNGIKFLDGQGGKLSDAQELAIEETLGDALLDDWRPTGGSVGSVVRDGAVADAYLDRLAEFSGIVKEAFVVDCAHGAASALVPRLFERLGSSAHLIGASPDGLNINEGVGVMHMESLSTAVRTRRAPFGIAYDGDADRVLFCDGQGRLLDGDIMLWVLARWMARRGDLGRGVVATVMSNMALEERLGEAGIPLVRCPVGDRYVLEAMRENTMGLGGEQSGHVILGPWVGTGDGLLTGLAFLRACRELNEEIDSLVDRFGRYPQLLRNIAVSDKKNVLQSVALREALASAEARLGEWGRIFVRASGTEPLVRVLVEAKDALLMEELVEEVSSAISEWRPSKE
- the glmS gene encoding glutamine--fructose-6-phosphate transaminase (isomerizing) encodes the protein MCGIVGYIGERDVVDVLLDGMRRMEYRGYDSAGMALLDGDRFEVVREIGRVAELEKVVLGRGLTGRLGIGHTRWATHGGVTVENAHPQSDGSGRFVLVHNGIIENYLDLKEELEAQGDQFLSQTDTEVVVHYLARLYSGDMLQALVELQKRLRGSYALVILRRDDPDGFFCVRRGSPLVLGSGEGENFCVSDVAALLPYTRKVLYLEEGDIAQVSRGGLRIWDEEGTVKVPPVHEVDWDVSMVDKGGYSHFMLKEINEQGAVVRSSLKGRIEGGRVDLSDELQWTAETVASWRSLHIVACGTSYYASLVAERALSRWTDLDVRVDIASEYRHRTVRTDAKTLAVFVSQSGETADTIAAQRVARGLGAHCLAITNVRGSTLAREVHDTLLLKAGPEIGVAATKTFMGQMSVLYLLALYLGRLRGGITAAEESRLVEELNQLPYKVEATVAREESLSELARIYAERRDFLFLGRGYSFPVALEGALKLKEISYVHAEGYAAGEMKHGPIALLDEKVPVITVIPRDSLYEKTLSNILEAKARKSPIIALGTDGDDLLKSYADHIITVPWTDEAFTPFLTVIPLQLFAYHVAKRRGCDIDKPRNLAKSVTVE
- a CDS encoding deoxyribonuclease IV; protein product: MSLIGAHVSVAGGLDQALKRGEALSCEAIQIFTKNQLQWKTAPLPLHVCERFYRACRESSVEAVVAHASYLINIAAPDAIWDRSVEALREELERCEQLGIDGLVLHPGSHRGGGPTRGIGRASEALRRVLNATEGQRTRVLLETMSGQGDGLGRTLDELAQILDGCDGDRRIGLCLDTCHLFAAGYELRTVASYERFVDAVEEKVGIDRIGCWHLNDSKEPRGSGKDRHGSLGEGELGLTPFSCIVNDSAWERIPCLLETPKEDDGDRRNLSLLRKMRGR